A section of the Solea solea chromosome 17, fSolSol10.1, whole genome shotgun sequence genome encodes:
- the LOC131444020 gene encoding trace amine-associated receptor 1-like: MESSVVVADQLLFNESANVPDITAVTISYLLCIFGGSLSVFILFGNLLVIISIVYFKQLHTPTNFLMLSLAVADLLVGLLVVPFSVVLFVSSYQHLHGLLCKVRGSLDAFLCDSSIMNLCFISVDRYYAVCQPLRYRTKINVRVAGIMILVSWTIATLNGVIFTLKAPDKGKKPHICASFQVKTQGTVVTSIVFAFGIPGVIISAIYLKILMVAQKQAHSIQSMAKSGTTVSKVERKATKTLAIVVGVFLMSWTPYFLSISFHPVSNYKIPLFVLQSFKWLGWSNSMFNPFIYAFFYSWFRSAFRMIITGKIFTYDVSNHKLF; this comes from the coding sequence ATGGaatcttctgttgttgttgcggACCAGcttctttttaatgaatcagCAAATGTGCCTGACATAACGGCAGTGACTATTTCATATCTATTGTGTATATTTGGTGGCTCTTTGTCAGTTTTCATATTGTTTGGAAACCTTCTTGTCATAATCTCCATTGTTTACTTCAAACAGCTCCACACTCCTACAAACTTCCTGatgctctctctggctgtggctgacCTGCTAGTTGGACTTTTAGTTGTGCCTTTCAGTGTCGTGCTCTTTGTCAGCTCATATCAGCATCTGCATGGTTTACTTTGTAAGGTACGAGGCAGTTTAGATGCGTTCCTGTGTGACTCTTCCATTATGAACTTGTGCTTCATTTCTGTTGACAGATATTACGCAGTGTGTCAGCCTCTGAGATACAGAACTAAAATAAATGTCCGTGTCGCCGGGATCATGATTCTGGTGTCCTGGACTATTGCCACTCTAAATGGagtcattttcacattaaaggcCCCCGACAAAGGTAAAAAACCCCACATATGTGCTTCATTTCAAGTTAAAACACAGGGTACAGTTGTTACATCCATTGTTTTTGCATTTGGCATCCCAGGTGTAATAATATCTGCTATCTACTTAAAGATTTTGATGGtggcacaaaaacaggcacacaGCATCCAGAGCATGGCAAAATCTGGTACAACTGTCAGTAAAGTGGAGAGAAAGGCGACTAAAACTCTGGCTATTGTGGTGGGGGTTTTTCTCATGAGTTGGACGCCTTACTTCCTGTCCATCAGCTTTCATCCTGTGAGCAATTACAAAATACCACTATTTGTACTTCAGTCATTTAAGTGGCTTGGTTGGTCAAATTCAATGTTTAATCCATTTATTTACGCTTTCTTTTACAGCTGGTTTCGATCAGCTTTTAGGATGATCATTACagggaaaatatttacatatgaTGTTTCAAATCATAAACTCTTttga
- the LOC131444021 gene encoding trace amine-associated receptor 1-like, with protein sequence MERERQRERTKAQSATQILIMFGNLLVIISIVYFKQLHTPTNYLMLSLAVADLLVGLLVLPFSVVLFVRSYWSGQDLLYRYYAVCHPLTYRVKINSRIVRIMILVSWTVSVLIGVGLGLSPNQNQTRCTLFQNKSQRSSVMGAMFTFFIPALIMSSVYLKILMVAQKQARSIQKTTKSGSTVSKMERKATKTLAIVMGVFLMSWTPFFLCVNLNPVSNYTIPLHVVQAFKLLGWSNSMLNPCVYAFFYSWFRSAFRMIITGKIFQDDISNCKLS encoded by the exons atggagagggagagacagagagagagaacgaaaGCACAATCAGCCACGCAGA TTCTCATAATGTTTGGAAACCTACTTGTAATAATCTCCATTGTTTACTTCAAACAGCTCCACACTCCTACAAACTACCTGatgctctctctggctgtggctgacCTGCTAGTTGGACTTTTAGTTTTGCCTTTCAGTGTCGTGCTCTTTGTGAGGTCATACTGGTCTGGTCAAGACTTGCTCT ACAGATATTATGCAGTGTGTCATCCTCTGACTTATAGAGTTAAAATTAATAGCCGCATTGTTCGTATCATGATCCTGGTGTCCTGGACTGTTTCTGTTCTCATTGGAGTTGGTCTCGGACTGTCACCGAACCAAAACCAAACGAGGTGtactttatttcaaaataagtcaCAGAGGTCATCAGTCATGGGagccatgtttacattttttattccaGCCTTGATAATGTCTTCAGTCTACTTAAAGATTTTGATGGTGGCACAGAAACAGGCACGCAGCATCCAGAAAACAACCAAGTCTGGTTCAACTGTCAGTAAAATGGAGAGAAAGGCGACTAAAACTCTGGCTATTGTGATGGGGGTTTTTCTGATGAGTTGGACGCCTTTCTTTCTGTGCGTCAACCTAAATCCTGTGAGCAACTACACAATACCACTTCATGTAGTACAAGCATTCAAGTTACTCGGATGGTCAAATTCAATGCTGAATCCATGTGTTTATGCTTTCTTTTACAGCTGGTTTCGATCAGCTTTTAGGATGATCATTACGGGGAAAATATTTCAAGATGACATTTCTAATTGTAAACTGTCTTGA
- the LOC131444022 gene encoding trace amine-associated receptor 4-like — protein sequence METTDVNADQIQLNGSANVSDITAVTISYLFCIFGGSLSVLIMFGNLLVIISIVYFKQLHTPTNFLMLSLAVADLLVGLLVLPFSVVLFVRSYGSGQDLLCTIRGSIDMILCNSSILNLCIISVDRYYAVCHPLTYRVKINSRIVWIMILVSWTVSVLIGVGLGLSQNQNQSNNRCTLSPNKKKSSFIMGAIFTFFIPTLMMSSIYLKILMVAQKQARSIQKTTKSGSTVSKVERKATKTLAIVMGVFLMSWTPYFLCINLNPVSNYTIPLHVLQAFKLLGWSNSMLNPCVYAFFYSWFRSAFRMIITGKIFQDDISNSKLS from the coding sequence ATGGAAACTACTGACGTTAATGCAGACCAAATTCAGTTGAATGGATCAGCAAATGTGTCTGACATAACTGCAGTGACTATTTCATatctattttgtatttttggtgGCTCTTTGTCAGTTCTCATAATGTTTGGAAACCTACTTGTAATAATCTCCATTGTTTACTTCAAACAGCTCCACACTCCTACAAACTTCCTGatgctctctctggctgtggctgacCTGCTAGTTGGACTTTTAGTTTTGCCTTTCAGTGTCGTGCTCTTTGTGAGGTCATACGGGTCTGGTCAAGACTTGCTCTGTACTATACGAGGCAGCATAGACATGATACTGTGTAATTCCTCCATTTTGAATCTTTGCATCATTTCTGTTGACAGATATTATGCAGTGTGTCATCCTCTGACGTATAGAGTTAAAATTAATAGCCGCATTGTTTGGATCATGATCCTGGTGTCCTGGACTGTTTCTGTTCTGATTGGAGTTGGACTCGGACTCTCACAGAACCAAAACCAATCGAACAATAGGTGTACTTTATCTCCGAATAAGAAAAAAAGCTCATTCATCATGGGtgctatttttacattttttattccaACCTTGATGATGTCTTCAATCTACTTAAAGATTTTGATGGTGGCACAGAAACAGGCACGCAGCATCCAGAAAACAACCAAGTCTGGTTCAACTGTCAGTAAAGTAGAGAGAAAGGCGACTAAAACTCTGGCTATTGTGATGGGGGTTTTTCTGATGAGTTGGACGCCTTACTTTCTGTGCATCAACTTAAATCCTGTGAGCAACTACACAATACCACTTCATGTACTACAAGCATTCAAGTTACTCGGATGGTCAAACTCAATGTTGAATCCATGTGTTTATGCTTTCTTTTACAGCTGGTTTCGATCAGCTTTTAGGATGATCATTACTGGGAAAATATTTCAAGACGACATTTCTAATTCTAAACTGTCTTGA
- the LOC131444023 gene encoding trace amine-associated receptor 4-like, which yields METTDVNADQIQLNGSANVPDITAVTTSYLLCIVSGSLSVLIMFGNLLVIISIVYFKQLHTPTNFLMLSLAVADLLVGLLVLPFSVVLFVRSYWSGQGLLCTIRGSIDMILCNSSILNLCFISVDRYYAVCHPLTYRVRINSRVVWIMILVSWTVSVLIGVGLGLSPNQNQMRCTLFQKKSQRSSVMGAMFTFFIPALIMSSIYLKILMVAQKQARSIQKTTKSGSTVSKVERKATKTLAIVMGVFLMSWTPFFLCLNLNPVSNYTIPLHVLQAFKLLGWSNSMLNPCVYAFFYSWFRSAFRMIVTGKILKDDISNSKL from the coding sequence ATGGAAACTACTGACGTTAATGCAGACCAAATTCAGTTGAATGGATCAGCAAATGTGCCTGACATAACTGCAGTGACTACTTCCTATCTATTATGTATTGTTAGTGGCTCTTTGTCAGTTCTCATAATGTTTGGAAACCTACTTGTAATAATCTCCATTGTTTACTTCAAACAGCTCCACACTCCTACAAACTTCCTGatgctctctctggctgtggctgacCTGCTAGTTGGACTTTTAGTTTTGCCTTTCAGTGTCGTGCTCTTTGTGAGGTCATACTGGTCTGGTCAAGGCTTGCTCTGCACTATACGAGGCAGCATAGACATGATACTGTGTAATTCCTCCATTTTGAATCTGTGCTTCATTTCTGTTGACAGATATTATGCAGTGTGTCATCCTCTGACTTACAGAGTTAGAATTAATAGCCGCGTTGTTTGGATCATGATCCTGGTGTCCTGGACTGTTTCTGTTCTTATTGGGGTTGGTCTCGGACTGTCGCCAAACCAAAACCAAATGAGGTGTACTTTatttcaaaaaaagtcacagaggTCATCAGTTATGGGagccatgtttacattttttattccaGCCTTGATAATGTCTTCAATCTACTTAAAGATTTTGATGGTGGCACAGAAACAGGCACGCAGcatccagaaaacaacaaagtctGGTTCAACTGTCAGTAAAGTAGAGAGAAAGGCGACTAAAACTCTGGCTATTGTGATGGGGGTTTTTCTGATGAGTTGGACgcctttctttctgtgtctcaaCTTAAATCCTGTGAGCAACTACACAATACCACTTCATGTACTACAAGCATTCAAGTTACTCGGATGGTCAAATTCAATGCTGAATCCGTGTGTTTATGCTTTCTTTTACAGCTGGTTTCGATCAGCTTTTAGGATGATCGTTACAGGGAAGATACTTAAAGATGACATTTCTAATTCTAAACTCTAA